A window from Chaetodon trifascialis isolate fChaTrf1 chromosome 5, fChaTrf1.hap1, whole genome shotgun sequence encodes these proteins:
- the slc26a2 gene encoding sulfate transporter, with protein MTHGDDCCTPEEDGDRSDQQQPLILQRVEREMAKNWKSLVSHRLKKHCSCTAKKAKSKILGFVPILTWLPRYQVKEWLLGDIMSGVIVGILLVPQSIAYSLLASQDPIYGLYTSFFSSLIYALLGSSRHISVGIFGVLCLLVGQVVDRELALAGYLTESSGSSSNYSADLLAGQGNDSVGVECDRSCYAITVGATLTFTAGVYQVLMGLLQVGFISIYLSDSLLSGFATGASLTILTSQIKYLLGLKIPRPQGWFTLFKTWYSLLINLGKTNICDLVTSLVCLLVLIPTKELNNRFKAKLKAPIPFELFVVIIATLASHFGHFNTDYGSSVAGDIPTGFLPPKLPMWSLIPNVAVDAFSIAIVGFAITVSLSEMFAKKHGYTVDANQEMYAIGFCNILPSFFRCFTTSAALTKTLVKESTGCQTQISGLVTALVLLLVLLVIAPLFYSLQKCVLAVIIVVNLRGALQKFTDVPRMWRVNRVDAAIWMITMATSALVNTELGLFVGVLVSALCVLGRTQRAQVLELGRATMREHYEDLSSYRGLQTHPGVAVFRYEAPIYYANQSLFKKSLSRCVGIDPVKEKSRRIKLRKKNKQQAEVAGVPNTKSEETKVTGKEDEVEAGRTVVTINSPCSLRNVVIDCSAILFLDTAGVNALKEVCKDYGELGITIVLAQCSASVLDDLERGGYYPDVKGCDGGEDKLIFFTIADAVRYVQSLSAPNGDCDSKC; from the exons ATGACTCATGGCGATGACTGCTGCACACCAGAGGAAGATGGCGACCGGAGcgaccagcagcagcctctcatTCTGCaaagagtggagagagaaatggCCAAAAACTGGAAATCCCTCGTGTCACATCGACTCAAGAAGCACTGCTCGTGCACCGCAAAGAAAGCTAAATCCAAAATACTGGGCTTCGTCCCCATTCTCACATGGCTGCCTCGCTACCAGGTCAAGGAGTGGCTGCTGGGCGACATCATGTCAGGAGTGATTGTCGGAATCCTATTGGTCCCCCAGTCCATAGCCTACTCCTTATTGGCCAGTCAGGACCCCATATATGGCCTCTACacgtctttcttctcctccttaaTCTACGCCCTCTTAGGCTCTTCTAGGCACATCTCAGTGGGGATCTTTGGGGTGCTCTGCCTGCTTGTGGGTCAGGTTGTGGATAGAGAGTTAGCTTTGGCAGGATACCTCACAGaaagcagcggcagcagcagtaACTATAGTGCCGACCTGCTGGCTGGTCAGGGGAATGACAGCGTTGGGGTGGAGTGTGACAGAAGCTGCTATGCCATCACGGTGGGAGCTACACTCACCTTCACTGCTGGAGTCTACCAG gTGTTAATGGGCCTTCTCCAGGTCGGCTTCATCTCCATCTATCTCTCAGACTCCCTTCTCAGTGGCTTCGCGACAGGAGCCTCCCTCACCATCCTCACTTCGCAGATCAAATACCTCCTGGGCCTGAAGATCCCCAGGCCCCAGGGCTGGTTCACGCTGTTTAAGACCTGGTACAGCCTGCTCATCAACCTGGGGAAGACCAACATTTGTGACCTGGTGACCAGTTTGGTGTGTTTGCTGGTACTGATACCTACCAAGGAGCTCAACAATCGCTTCAAAGCCAAGCTAAAG GCTCCAATTCCCTTTGAGCTCTTTGTGGTGATAATTGCGACACTGGCTTCTCACTTTGGCCACTTCAACACTGATTATGGGTCGAGCGTGGCCGGCGACATCCCCACAGGCTTCCTCCCTCCCAAGCTGCCCATGTGGTCCCTGATCCCCAATGTGGCCGTCGATGCTTTCTCCATCGCCATTGTGGGATTCGCCATCACCGTCTCGCTGTCGGAGATGTTTGCCAAGAAGCACGGCTATACAGTGGACGCCAACCAGGAGATGTACGCCATTGGCTTCTGCAACATCCTGCCATCGTTCTTCCGCTGCTTCACCACCAGCGCCGCGCTGACGAAGACCCTCGTCAAGGAGTCCACAGGGTGCCAGACTCAGATATCTGGGCTGGTCACCGctcttgtgctgctgctggtcctgCTCGTCATCGCACCGCTCTTCTATTCCCTTCAGAA GTGCGTATTAGCCGTCATCATCGTGGTGAATCTCCGCGGAGCTCTGCAAAAGTTCACCGACGTTCCCCGCATGTGGCGCGTCAACCGTGTGGATGCCGCCATCTGGATGATCACCATGGCGACCTCGGCACTGGTCAACACGGAGCTGGGTCTCTTTGTGGGGGTTTTGGTGTCGGCCCTCTGTGTCCTGGGCCGGACCCAGCGGGCCCAGGTCCTGGAGCTTGGCCGGGCTACAATGAGGGAGCATTATGAGGACCTGTCATCTTACCGTGGTCTTCAAACACATCCCGGAGTGGCTGTTTTCAGATATGAGGCTCCAATCTATTATGCCAACCAGAGCCTATTCAAAAAATCACTGTCCAGGTGTGTGGGCATCGATCCTGTGAAGGAGAAATCCCGGCGTATTAAGCTAAGAaagaagaacaaacagcaggcagaggtCGCAGGAGTCCCAAATACCAAGTCAGAGGAGACGAAGGTTACAGGTAAAGAGGATGAGGTTGAAGCTGGCAGGACTGTAGTCACGATTAACTCTCCCTGTAGCTTACGCAATGTGGTGATCGACTGCAGCGCCATCTTGTTTCTCGACACGGCTGGAGTGAATGCTTTGAAAGAGGTCTGCAAAGATTATGGAGAGCTGGGGATCACGATCGTCTTGGCCCAGTGCAGCGCCTCAGTGCTGGATGATCTTGAAAGAGGGGGATACTACCCCGACGTAAaaggatgtgatggaggagaggataAGCTCATATTCTTCACCATCGCCGACGCCGTCCGCTACGTCCAAAGCCTCTCAGCTCCGAATGGAGATTGTGACAGCAAGTGCTAA